DNA from Mucilaginibacter mallensis:
TTCGATGGAAAGCTCATTATAAGCCTCGTCCTCAACTGTAGCGCCGGGTATGGTTAGTGGTTTTAAATTACCTCTTGCAATGCTGTGCAGCAGCAGTTTTACACTGTGCTTATCGGCCTGAGTGCTGAATTCCTCAATAAATTGTGCCCTGCTTACCTGATCAAGGGCATTTATATTGTGCGATAATATTTTAATGGAATATTGTTCAGTAAGTGCCGCGAACTTTTCTTTCAATATTTTCTCGGCAGCAGAGGTTTCGCGGTATAGTACGGCGATGTTCATACCATGCTTAGCAAGTTTTTCAATGGCTGCAAAGCCAAATCCGCTCGATCCACCTAAGATAACTGCCCATAAACCTGAGAATTGTAATTGTTTATCCATTCAATCCGCTTTTAAACCATTAGTGCTGTAGCCTGTCAGTATATTAATGTTTGGGCTCAAAAGTAATCAATAAAAAATTGCAGCTTCAAAGTAACTAAAAACTGAGCTAAATTTAATATTTGGCGATTATATATTATAACAATTATGATAATAATATGTTAATGAGGCGTATAATATCAGCTATTTATTTTGGCCATATTTTTATTACACATTTAAAGCCGTTGTTATAGTATTTATTTATGTTTGATAGCATGAGAATTAATATAAAATGGAAAATAGGGTTTATAGCTATTTTTCTGCTTATTGCCGGGTTTATGCAAAAAGGCATGGCCCAGCAAGAATTTAAAAAATCTACATTTTATGATACCATGGCATCCGGCGATCTGGCTGCCGTTGAAAATCAGCTTGCGGTTATACAGGGCAGCTCTATAGCCAATAAGGAAGGTTATGAAGGCGCTATGCTGATGCGAAAAGCAGGCCTGGTTAAAGGTGCAAAAACAAGGCTCGACCTTTTTAAAGCAGGTCGTATAAAATTAGAAACAGCCATCGCAGCTGATAATGATAATACCGAGTTTCATTTTTTAAGGCTCGCTATTGAAGAACATGCCCCTAAAATTGTTAAATACCATAGTGATATTGATAAGGATAAGGCCATAGTGCAAAAGAATTATAAAAACTTATCGCCATCTGTACAGCACGCCATACTTGATTATTGCAAAAACTCAAAAGTATTGCATGCTGAAGATTTTTAATCGTACTAAAAAGATAGTTTTTAACTTCGCCCCAAATGAATAAAAAGGTCTTAGCTATATATTACACCCAATCGGGTCAGATGACGGAGATCATTGATTCATTGATAGCTCCGCTGATTGCGGCAGGCGAATCTGTTGAAAAAGTGATCATTAAGCCTGTTGAGGATTATAATTTTCCGTGGACAGGCAGCCGCTTTTTTTCGGTGATGCCATCCTGCGTGCTGGGTATTCCAGCACCTTTGGAGCCATTGGGTTTTAAGGAAGCTAAGTACGATCTGATCATTATGGGGTACCAGCCATGGTTCTTATCGCCAAGTATACCCAGTAATTCATTGCTGCATGATGACACGTTTAAAGGCTTGCTTAAAGATACTCCTGTGGTAACCATAAGCGCTGCCCGTAATATGTGGATCAACGCTTATGTACGTGTGCGCAACATGCTGAAAGAGGCAGGGGCAAACCTGGTGGGCAATATTGCTTTGGCCGACAGACACCCGAACGTAGTGAGCTTTGTGACCATCTTTTATTGGATGTTATCGGGCAAAAAAGACAAATACCTTAACATTTTCCCCAAGCCCGGTGTTGCTGAAGAAGATATAGCCAACACTAAAGTATTTGGTGGAATTATTGAGGAATATCTGAACAAAACATCGTGGGGTGGGTTACAGGATGCACTGCTGGAACAGAAAGCCGTAGTAATAAAATATAAGCTGATGTTTATTGAAGCCAGGGCCAAGCCCATATTCGCGGTTTGGGCTAAGTTTATATCAAAAAGAAAGAACAGGGTGCCATGGCTTTCGGCCTTTAAATATTATCTTTTTATTGCATTATTTTTAGGTGCGCCGGTTTTGCTTACATTAGATGCTGTTTTTTTAAGGCCGTTTTCATCCCGCAGGATAAAAGCACAAAAATTAAAATACTTACAAGTAAATAACTGATATATAATATGTCTGATACAAAAGTTTATATCAATCATACCTCGGCGTATTTTCCGAATGAGCCCGTTTCGAACGACGAGATGGAATCATATTTAGGTTATATTGATAACAAACCATCAAAATCAAAAAAGATTGTACTTCGTAATAATGGCATTATCAACCGCTATTACGCCTTGAATAAAGAACATAAATCAACCCATACCAATGCCCAGATGACGGCCCTTGCTGTTAGGGAATTGTTTGATAACGATCCTGAAAAGTTGAAGCAAATTGAGCTGCTCTCCTGCGGTACCTCATCACCCGACCAGATGATGCCGAGCCATGGTGTAATGACGCATGGTTGGTTGCCCGAGGCTGGTGGTATTGAAGTGGTATCGCCATCAGGTGTTTGCTGTGCAGGTATGCACGCCCTTAAATTTGCCTACCTGGCTATAAAGGCAGGCGAGGTTAAAACAGCAGTTGCTACCGGATCAGAAAGGTTTTCAGGACTATTGGTTTCCGAAGTTTTTGAGGAAGAAGCGCAGAGCCTGAAAGCGATGGAGGAAAACCCATATATCGCTTTTCAAAAGGATTTTTTAAGGTGGATGCTATCGGATGGGGCATCGGCATTTTTAATGACCGATAAGCCCAATCCGGAAGGCCTGAGCCTGCGAATCGAGTGGATAGAAGGTGTATCATACGCCAACGAAATGGATACCTGTATGTATATGGGCGGCGATAAACAAGCTGATGGCTCGTTGACCGGCTTTATGGATTATACGCCGGAAGAGATCATGACCAAATCTATATTCAGCGTAAAACAGGATATTACTTTACTGAGCGATAATATTGTGCCCTTAGGTGGCCGAAAAATAAGGGAGATATTTGAAAAGAAAGGTTTGGATGTAACTGATATTGACTGGTTTTTGCCGCATATATCGAGCAACTTTTTCAAAAGCAAGATCTATGATATGATTGAGGAATACGGCGGCGGGATCCCGTATGAAAAATGGTTTATTAACTTGTATACCGTTGGTAATGTAGGCGCAGCATCAGTTTATTTGATGATAGATGAATTGTTTAAAAGTGGCAAGCTGAAGAAAGGCGAAAAGGTATTGCTATTGGTTCCTGAGAGCGCGCGTTTTTCATACATGTATGCTATGCTTACCGTTTGCTAATAAAGGCAAAGTGCTAATAATACGATGAAGAAGGAAGAAATACCGCAGGATGTAAGCGCGCTTGGTAAAATTACCAAGGAAGTTTGCTATGCTACTGACAGCAAGGGCAAATATAATGCCGAGCTAAGCAGCGGTTGGGAAGTGAAGATAACCGCGCTTGATGTAGCCTGGGAAGAAATTCAGAGACGTATTGTAGCAGCTAAGCGGCAGGTGTTGGATCATAAAGCTAGTCCGCTGTTATTTTTTATGGAGTACAGGCTAATGGATGCTGCTATTTTAGCTGGCTATACCGGCTTTTGGCAATGGCAGATCAAGAGGCATTTAAAGCCTGGGGTATTCAATAAATTATCCGACAAACAATTAGAAAAATACGCTGAGGCGTTTAATATAGAGGTCGAGGACCTGAAAACTATGACCGTTCATGAAAATTGAGTTTGAGCACCGTCAGGCCGCACACTGTGAATCGGGCGTTACCAGCAATTTATTAAGTATCAGTTCAGGGGGAAAAATAACTGAGCCATTGGCTTTTGGCATTGGCGCCGGTTTATTTTTTGCCTATATCCCTTTTATAAAAGTTAATAATGGACCAGCGATAGCTTTCCGCACGTTTCCGGGCTATATATTTAAGCGCACGGCGAAATCACTGGGGATACCTATTGTGAGTAAAAAGTTCAGCTCAAAAGAAAAGGCCGAGGCTTATTTAAAGGACTGTTTGAATGATGGCAACCCAGTGGGTTGCCAGGTAGGGGTTTATTACCTGCCTTATTTCCCGAGGGAATATCGCTTTCATTTCAATGCCCATAACCTGATAGTTTACGGCATGGATGGCGACAATTATCTGGTGAGTGACCCGATTATGGAAGGCACCAACGTAATGAGCAGCTATGAACTGGAACGGGTACGCTTTGCTAAAGGCGCGCTTGCCCCTAACGGACTTATTTATTACCCTAAAAAAGGCGCTGTTATTACCGATGAGGTGATGAAACAGGCCATTAAGAACGGGATAAAGAAAAACGTTTATAACATGCTGAGTATACCGGGCAGTTTTGCGGGGATCTCGGGCATTAGAAATACAGGCAACAAGATAAAAAAGTGGCGCGATAAGTTGGGGATAGAAACATCAAAACTGTATTTGGCCCAAATGGTGCGGATGCAGGAGGAGATAGGCACAGGTGGTGGTGGATTTAGGTATATTTACGGCGCATTTTTGCAGGAGGCCGACGCGTATTTGCCAGGCAACCAATTGGCCGAATATTCAGTAATGTTTACAAGGGCTGGTGATATGTGGCGTAATGCTGCTGTACATGCTGCCGGGATATATAAAGGCCGCATAGGCAGTCAGGAAGATTTTAATATAATGGGTGATTACCTGCTTGAAATTGCAGAAGTAGAGAAACAGGCTTTTGAAACTTTAAAAAAGATAAAATGGCAGTAACAAGCCCGTTGGCAATAGATATTGAGAACATGGGTTTCCATTATCCGGGGAACGCGGATGTTTCTTTTTCGGGTCTTAATTTACAGGTGAAGAAAGGGGAACGTTTTGGGTTATTCGGGCCTAATGGCGCGGGTAAAACTACACTCATTAGTTTGATGACCGGTTTGCTTACCGCAGATTCGGGCCATATTAAATTGCTGGGGCATGAGATGGGTAAGCAAAACAATAGTTCAACCAACAAACTCTTTGGCTTTGTGCCGCAGGATTTTTCTTTTTATCAGGAATTGAGTCCGGTTGAGAACCTGGAGTTCTTTGGCGCATGGTCGGGCCTCAGTAAACAAACCATAAAAAGGCGTACCGATGAATTGCTCACCATACTGGGATTGGAAGAAGTGAGGAATAAGCAGGTTCAGAAGTTCTCGGGAGGGATGAAGCGCAGGGTGAATTTAGCAATCGGTGTAATCCATAATCCGGAGATCATATTTTTAGATGAGCCAACAGTAGGGGTTGATGTGCAAACCGGGCACGCCATTATCAATTACCTGCATGAGTTGAATAAAGGTGGAACTACACTTATTTATACATCACACCAGTTAAGCGAAGCTGAAGAACTTTGTCAGCAGGTAGCATTGATTGATGGGGGCAAGATAATAGCGCAGGATAGCTTGCATAAGCTATTGCATGAGTATAAAAAAGAGAGCCTTGAGCATTTGTTTTTAAACTTAACAGGAAAGGATTACCGAAACTGATGTTTAAGCTTTGGACAACAATTGTAAAGGATGTGCGTATCCTGCTGCGTGATAGGGTGGGCATCTCGCTGATGTTTGTGATGCCCATAATTCTGGTAGTAGTAGTTACCAGCATCCAGAACAGCACTTTTAACCTGGTTAATAAAAATAAGTTGTCAGTGTTGATCTGTAATACGGATACCGGGCAAGCCAGCGTCCAGCTGATCAAATCGATCAATAAAATTGGCATGTTTAAGGTAACACTGGTGCCAAATGATAAAACCGAAAAGCAAATGGGCGATGCCATGCATAACCAGGATGCTATGCTGGGGGTGATCATCCCATCAAATTTTACGGTTAAGGTTGATGCCAAATCAAAAAGCATAGCCGGAAAGGCCCTGAAAAGTTTTGGTTTAGATGGTGATACTGTTAAAAAAGC
Protein-coding regions in this window:
- a CDS encoding beta-ketoacyl-ACP synthase III, whose translation is MSDTKVYINHTSAYFPNEPVSNDEMESYLGYIDNKPSKSKKIVLRNNGIINRYYALNKEHKSTHTNAQMTALAVRELFDNDPEKLKQIELLSCGTSSPDQMMPSHGVMTHGWLPEAGGIEVVSPSGVCCAGMHALKFAYLAIKAGEVKTAVATGSERFSGLLVSEVFEEEAQSLKAMEENPYIAFQKDFLRWMLSDGASAFLMTDKPNPEGLSLRIEWIEGVSYANEMDTCMYMGGDKQADGSLTGFMDYTPEEIMTKSIFSVKQDITLLSDNIVPLGGRKIREIFEKKGLDVTDIDWFLPHISSNFFKSKIYDMIEEYGGGIPYEKWFINLYTVGNVGAASVYLMIDELFKSGKLKKGEKVLLLVPESARFSYMYAMLTVC
- a CDS encoding BtrH N-terminal domain-containing protein, whose amino-acid sequence is MKIEFEHRQAAHCESGVTSNLLSISSGGKITEPLAFGIGAGLFFAYIPFIKVNNGPAIAFRTFPGYIFKRTAKSLGIPIVSKKFSSKEKAEAYLKDCLNDGNPVGCQVGVYYLPYFPREYRFHFNAHNLIVYGMDGDNYLVSDPIMEGTNVMSSYELERVRFAKGALAPNGLIYYPKKGAVITDEVMKQAIKNGIKKNVYNMLSIPGSFAGISGIRNTGNKIKKWRDKLGIETSKLYLAQMVRMQEEIGTGGGGFRYIYGAFLQEADAYLPGNQLAEYSVMFTRAGDMWRNAAVHAAGIYKGRIGSQEDFNIMGDYLLEIAEVEKQAFETLKKIKWQ
- a CDS encoding ABC transporter ATP-binding protein, with amino-acid sequence MAVTSPLAIDIENMGFHYPGNADVSFSGLNLQVKKGERFGLFGPNGAGKTTLISLMTGLLTADSGHIKLLGHEMGKQNNSSTNKLFGFVPQDFSFYQELSPVENLEFFGAWSGLSKQTIKRRTDELLTILGLEEVRNKQVQKFSGGMKRRVNLAIGVIHNPEIIFLDEPTVGVDVQTGHAIINYLHELNKGGTTLIYTSHQLSEAEELCQQVALIDGGKIIAQDSLHKLLHEYKKESLEHLFLNLTGKDYRN